In Nocardioides sp. JS614, the sequence CGGCGCGCGCTCGGCGGAGGTGAGCACGACGGGGATCCCGGCACCGGTCGCGATCCGGGCGGCGTCGATCTTGGTGTGCATGCCACCGGTGCCGAGGCCGGCGGCGCCGGCCTTGCCGATGCGTACGTCGGCGAGGTCGTGGACCGAGACGACGTCGGGCAGCATCGAGCTGCCCGGCGCGGCCGGGTCGGCGTCGTACAGGCCCTCGACGTCGGAGAGCAGCACCAGCAGGTCGGCGTGCACCAGGTGTGCGACGAGGGCCGCCAGCCGGTCGTTGTCGCCGAACCGGATCTCGCTGGTCGCGACGGTGTCGTTCTCGTTGACGATCGGCAGCACGCCGAGCTCGAGCAGCTTGGCGAAGGTCTGGTAGGCGTTGCGGTAGTGCGAGCGGCGGGTGACGTCGTCGACGGTGAGCAGCACCTGGCCGGCGACCACGCCGTGCCGGGCGAGCTCCTCGTTGTAGCGGTGCACGAGCAGCCCCTGCCCGACGGAGGCGGCGGCCTGCTGGGCGGGGAGGGAGCGGGGCCGGCGCCGCAGCCCGAGCGGCGCCAGTCCGGCAGCGATCGCGCCCGAGGAGACCAGCACCACCTCGCTGCCGCCGGCGCGCAACTTCGCGAGCACGTCGACGAGGTCGCGCACGCGGCCCGGGTCGATGCCGCCGGCCGCCGTGGTGAGCGAGGAGGAACCGATCTTGACGACGATCCGCTTCGCCTCGGTGACCTCGTGGCGCAGGCTCATGACTGCCTCATCTCCTGCTCATTCCCCGAGATCCTCCTCGGCCCAGTCCGGGTCGTCCCTGCCGCCGATCTCGTAGGACTGCGGCCCGTAGGCTCCGCCGTCCTCACGGGC encodes:
- the proB gene encoding glutamate 5-kinase yields the protein MSLRHEVTEAKRIVVKIGSSSLTTAAGGIDPGRVRDLVDVLAKLRAGGSEVVLVSSGAIAAGLAPLGLRRRPRSLPAQQAAASVGQGLLVHRYNEELARHGVVAGQVLLTVDDVTRRSHYRNAYQTFAKLLELGVLPIVNENDTVATSEIRFGDNDRLAALVAHLVHADLLVLLSDVEGLYDADPAAPGSSMLPDVVSVHDLADVRIGKAGAAGLGTGGMHTKIDAARIATGAGIPVVLTSAERAPAALLGEPVGTLFHATGRRRPTRLLWLAHATEPKGTLLLDAGAVRAVVERRASLLAAGITGVEGTFHAGDPVDIAAPDGTPVARGLVNFDAEELPNLLGRSSHELKRELGAGYEREVVHRDDLVLL